One stretch of Nocardioides perillae DNA includes these proteins:
- a CDS encoding MerR family transcriptional regulator yields MPSGTGAGAGSAAAAGGPGQRLNIGQVLDVLREDFPGVTIPKIRFLEDKGLIKPERTSAGYRKFSTDDVERLRYVLRMQRDHYLPLKVIGEHLDALDRGLEPPAIEPVVPTVPTVALAADGLPSPESFARRSDLRLSRKELLKVAEVDEELLEQLEQFGLVRVRAGTRHYDADALVIARTARELADFGLEPRHLRAFRTAADREVGLVEQVVAPLRRGRDTAAQARAEDAASEIAALSVRLHATLVKAGLQRS; encoded by the coding sequence CAGGTCCTCGACGTGCTGCGCGAGGACTTCCCCGGGGTGACCATCCCCAAGATCCGCTTCCTCGAGGACAAGGGCCTGATCAAGCCCGAGCGGACCTCGGCGGGCTACCGGAAGTTCTCCACCGACGACGTCGAGCGGCTGCGCTACGTGCTGCGCATGCAGCGCGACCACTACCTGCCGCTCAAGGTCATCGGCGAGCACCTCGACGCCCTCGACCGCGGCCTCGAGCCGCCGGCGATCGAGCCTGTCGTGCCGACCGTGCCCACCGTCGCGCTCGCCGCCGACGGCCTGCCCTCGCCGGAGTCCTTCGCCCGGCGCTCCGACCTGCGCCTGTCGCGCAAGGAGCTGCTCAAGGTCGCCGAGGTCGACGAGGAGCTGCTCGAGCAGCTCGAGCAGTTCGGGCTGGTGCGGGTGCGCGCCGGGACGCGGCACTACGACGCCGACGCGCTGGTCATCGCCCGCACGGCCAGGGAGCTCGCCGACTTCGGCCTGGAGCCGCGCCACCTGCGGGCCTTCCGCACGGCCGCCGACCGCGAGGTCGGCCTCGTGGAGCAGGTCGTGGCGCCGCTGCGCCGGGGTCGCGACACCGCCGCCCAGGCCCGTGCCGAGGACGCCGCCAGCGAGATCGCGGCGCTGTCGGTGCGCCTCCACGCCACGCTGGTCAAGGCCGGGCTGCAGCGCTCCTGA
- a CDS encoding bifunctional nuclease family protein yields MREVDVIGVRVEMPSNQPIVLLREVSGERYLPIWIGAVEATAIAFAQQGVVPPRPLTHDLLKDVLEATGNPLSEVRITDVKDGVFYATLVLGSGAEVSARPSDSIALALRTGSRIVCAEGVLDEAGLAVPAEQEDEVEKFREFLDQVTPEDFEGPAEPGDS; encoded by the coding sequence ATGCGCGAGGTGGACGTCATCGGAGTCCGGGTCGAGATGCCCTCCAACCAGCCGATCGTGCTGCTGCGGGAGGTCTCCGGCGAGCGCTACCTGCCGATCTGGATCGGTGCGGTCGAGGCCACCGCCATCGCCTTCGCCCAGCAGGGCGTCGTGCCGCCGCGACCGCTCACCCACGACCTGCTGAAGGACGTGCTGGAGGCGACCGGCAACCCGCTGTCGGAGGTGCGGATCACCGACGTGAAGGACGGCGTCTTCTACGCCACCCTCGTGCTCGGCTCGGGCGCGGAGGTCAGCGCGCGCCCCTCGGACTCGATCGCGCTCGCCCTGCGCACCGGCAGCCGCATCGTGTGCGCCGAGGGCGTGCTCGACGAGGCCGGCCTCGCGGTGCCGGCCGAGCAGGAGGACGAGGTCGAGAAGTTCCGGGAGTTCCTCGACCAGGTGACCCCGGAGGACTTCGAGGGACCGGCCGAGCCCGGCGACTCCTGA